The region AAAGGAGGGCCGTGAGAATATTTACTTAATAAAGCGCCAGGACTGCAGAAGGCAGTTGACGAGGTTGGAGGTTATCGAAGGATTCGGCGGATGCCTCCCGGTGCCCTGGGACCCAGCACTGTGCCCTCCGGGTGAAAACCATCAAGGCGACTTGGTGAACAAACATCTAGAGGATGGCCCAAACTAAACATGGAATGACGGGGGGTGAATCCCCCGCAGGACGGAAGGAAATTCACCCCCTGTCCAACTTGAGGGGGAAAACAAGAATATGTGCGGTATTGTAGGATATATTGGCCCGAAACAGGCTCCATCCATTTTGGTTGAGGGGCTAAAGAAACTGGAGTACAGAGGGTATGATTCGGCGGGAATCTCTGTATTAAACGGGTCCATTCAAGTGAAAAAAGCAAAGGGACGTTTGGCCGTATTGGAAGAGAAATTGATGGCTGAACCGCTGGAAGGAAATCTGGGAATCGGCCATACCCGATGGGCCACCCACGGCAAACCATCGGATGAGAATGCCCATCCCCATACGGAACAAAGCGGCAATTTTGTCGTGGTTCACAATGGGATTATTGAAAACTATTTAACTTTGAAAGAAGAATTAATTCAGAAGGGACATCAATTTGTTTCCGAAACAGATACGGAAGTGATCGCCCATCTTTTGTCTGATCTTTTTGACGGAGATTTGATCTCTACCGTAAGAAAGGCGGTCGCTAAAATGTCCGGCGCCTATGCCTTGGGAATCATCTACAAGAATGAACCGGATAAATTGGTGGCGGTCCGTTTAGCCAGCCCGCTCATCATTGGCTTGGGAAAAGGGGAAAACTTCCTCGCATCAGACATTCCTGCCATCCTTGAACATACTCGAGATGTGATCATACTTAATGATGGAGAAATGGCCATCTTAACTCAGGATTCTGTTCAAGTCACTACCTTGACGGGAGAGAATTTGCAAAGGGAGCCGTTAAAGGTCGATTGGGATATTGAAACAGCCGAAAAAGGCGGATATGACCACTTTATGTTAAAGGAAATCTATGAACAGCCCAAGGCATTTCGCAATACCATGGGAAGCCGCATTGATTCCCAGTCGGGCAAAGTGGTGTTTCCGGAGCTTCAGCTAACCAAAGACGAGATCCAACAGGTTGACCGCTTGTACATTGTGGCCTGTGGAACGGCCTATCATGCGGGATTAATAGGCAAGAATATTATAGAGCAATTGCTTCGCATTCCAGTAGAGGTGGAAGTGGCTTCCGAGTATAGATACAAGAATCCGATTATCAATGAACGGACTATGGTAATGGTGATCAGCCAGTCCGGTGAAACGGCGGATACTCTGGCTGCCCTTCGTGAAAGCCAGCGTTTGGGGGCGAAGGTATTTGCCATCACCAACGTGGTGGGCAGCTCCGTAGCCAGAGAAGCTGATCAGGTGATTTATACCTGGGCCGGACCGGAAATTGCCGTAGCCTCAACCAAGGCTTATACATCCCAACTGATTGCCTTGTATTTGTTCGCCATTTACCTGGCACAGGAACTGGGGACTCAAGACTCCGCCTTGCTCCAGCAGCTGGTGGAAGAGTTAGTGAAACTGCCGGAGAAAGCCGAGCAAATATTGGCAAACACAGAAGAAATCAAGCAATTTGCCGAAGGAATCAAAGAAAAGGAGCACCTTTTCTTCATTGGGCGCGGTTTGGATTATGCTGTTTCTTTGGAAGGCTCCCTGAAGCTGAAAGAAATCTCCTATATTCACTCAGAAGCCTATGCCGCCGGAGAATTAAAGCACGGGACATTGGCTCTTATTGAGGAAAACATACCGGTCATTGCCCTGGCCACCCAGGAATCCCTATTGGATAAAACCGTAAGCAATATCACAGAAGTAAAGGCCAGAGGAGCCAAGGTATTGGGAATTGCCTACGAAGACAACACGGAAATTGGCAAATCCGTTGATCAGGTAATCACCATTCCCAGAACTCATCCCTTGCTCTCTCCAGCCTTATCCGTCATTCCATTACAACTCCTTGCCTACTACACATCCCTCGCCAGAGGAAATGACGTGGATAAACCACGGAACCTGGCCAAGAGTGTAACAGTGGAGTAGGGGAAAAGATTATATAGCGGTTGTTGTTAATATCAAATAAATCCCGTCCTGGGGTAATAAAATCTGTCCAGGGACAATAAATCATGTCCAAGAAGCCGAGCGGTGTTAGGGCTCTTACCCGATCGCCTGTTCGGCTTTCTCTTTTTTGAGCAGGTACAGGGGAGAGGGGATAGGAACGGCGTCTGATTTATCAAGCAGTTTCCCAATATACCCCCTCCCGCTATATACCGATTGAGCTTCTCCATTTGTTCACTCAAATTATTTCCCTGGACATTTCCCAACGTTCCATTTTCGTGCTCCCTGCCGCCCTTTCGACTAATTTCTTCCAATTTGGCGGACACTTTTTATTTTCCTGGTATTTTGTACCAACTGGCTCCTCAAAACCTGAAACCCTTTGTGCGGCAAGGGATTGGAGGCTTTGGTGGGGCTTGAGTGGGATGGACATGAATTATTGTCTCTTGACATAGTAGGGAAATCAAAATGGGATGTTGACGTTCAGTTCGTTTTGTTTGCTTAGAGGGGCAGGGGAAAGGAAGTTCTGAAAAGCATGGAATAGCACGAAGTACATTTCAATTTCAATGCCTGGCATGTGATATAAAATGTGTAAGAAAGTAGGGTACAACAAAAGTATATAAAATGGTCAAAAAATAAATAACGGGCGAAGTGAATGTTTACATGCATTGTAGATGAGCGTGATTTAAAGGCCATTACTGAAACACTTATGAAAGAAAAAGTATTATTTCATCCTCGAATTTCCCCAACGGGAATTGAGGAAACGATGAAAACGAGTTGCCCGAACTGCGGGAAAAATGGAAGACGACCTCGCTCTTTAGTCATCAATATGACTCGTTTTACTTTCCTTTTTCTTTGTTAGCATTAGCATTAACTGTCCGAAAAATGCTACTAATACAAGGCAACCAGCAGCAAAAGGAAGTTGAGAAGGTCTTAAACCTGCGAACAGTGCAAAACCTCCAATCATTGAGCCCACTGCACTGCCTAAATAATTTGCAGAGCTGTTTAATGCAACTACAGTTTCAGCGTGATCACGTTGTGAGAGGAGCAGTGCATGTTGTTGTGGTGGTTGAGAAGCCCAGCCCATTGCTCCCCAAAAGAAAATAGGTAGAAACGGTAACACAGGATATCTTAGTGTAGATGGTAGACTAAACATTGCTAATGCCATTATTGCCAAGATACCAGCCATGAGCAATGCAGGACGTTTTGTTCGATCAATTAGAGTCCCGATTGAAAAACTTCCCACAACACCACCAATCCCCCATGCCCATAAATATAAGGTTATATTTTTAACATCTTCAAGGCTCTGTAAAATTAATGCAATATACGTATAGAGGCCTAAACTGGCAGTGCTAGTTACAAATGTGATTCCAACGATTGCTAAAACACGTTTATTAGTCATCATTGCAATACGTTGACATATTGATGGCGGGGCTTCAGCTGGGATGTTAGGAAATAAAATAATGATCCCAACCATGGCTATAAAACCATTTATGGCGACTAACCAAAGAGTTCCCTGCCATCCTATTTGTTCAGCGATTATTAAACCAAGTGGAACCCCTACAACAGTCCCCATACTCATACCTCCCAGTGTCATACCTAGAGCACGTCCACGTTTTTGTTCGGAAACGAGGGATGCTGCAGCAACAGAGACCAAGGGAGAAAAAAGCCCAGCTCCCATTCCTGCCATTGCACGTGAAATAAGAAACAATGAAAAATTAGGGGCTATAGCACTAGCTCCATTTGCCAAAGAGAATACACCAAGTGCAAAAACTAAAATATTGCGAATGGATTTTCCAGCTAGCAATGTTGCAAATATCGGAGCTGCTAGTGCATAACAAAGAGTAAAAACGCTGACTGCTTGTCCAGTATGTGAATCATTTATGTTAAATGTTGCACCAATTTCAGGCAACAAACCTGCTACAACATAGGCATCAAATCCAAGACCAAACATGCCTATTGTAAGAATTATAACTTTCTTCATGGATATTCACCTTTTACCTTTTTACTTCGATCTGGTTTATGTTTGGATACATAGTATGAACAAAACCTTATATTAGACAAGTTGCTATAATATTATGTTATGATAATGAAGGGGCTAATCTCTTGATAAAATACCATATATTCGACATATAAAGAACAACCATTATTCTATATGTCCATAACATATCGTTATAAAGAAGAGGGATTAAAGAAATGAATATGGAATGGTTAAATAGTTTTGCTGCAGCCGCTAAGTTAAAAAGTTTTTCCAAAGCATCAAAAGCCATTAATCTTTCTCAACCAGCATTAAGTAAACATATTCGTAATCTGGAAAATGATCTGGGTGTACAATTGTTTTATAGAACGTCTGGTGGAATCGAACTTACCGAAGCAGGCGAACGCTTCTACACTAGAATAATGCCAGTTATTTCTGATCTAACTGCGATTCGTCAAGAATTACGTCAATATTGCAGAAATAATCCCATAGCGATAGGAAGTCTTCCAAGTCTAGCTACCTACTTCTTGCCTTCAAAAATAAAGGAACTTCAAGCATTAAATCGACCTTATACTTTAATGATTCAAAACACTTCTAGGGAACTCATACAATCATTACAAGAAGGAAGACTTGATGTAGCTTTTGTAAATACATTTTATACAGATGAGTCGTTGTGGAGTTGTGAATTGTTTACGGAATCTTACTGTGCTGTATTTCCTTTAGACAATCGATTTCGATCAAAAAAAACGGTAGAACTTGCTGAACTCTGCAAGGAACCGCTAATTGTTCATCAAGCTCCATGTGATACAAGGGAGCATATTATTTCACAAATGGAGTTGCTTGGATACAAGCCTAACATCGTTAGTGAGGTTGTTTTTGGCGATTTTATATATGGTTATGTAATGGCTGGGATGGGAATAGCTATTGTTCCAGATTTAGTTGCTAAGAATATCAGGCATCTTCAACTCTTTACTTTACCGATTTCGAATTTTAGAAGATCTATTTCAATAGCTACCAAGAGTAGCAAACTCGGAATGCAGTTTTCTATGTTTTTGTCACCAGTTGATGAATATATAACGAAAGAGGGGCGAGCAATATGAAAACTATACCAAAGGCTGAGTCGCAAAAAATTACGTTTCAGATGTTTTAGAAGTTTTATCCAAAAAATTGACTTTTATGTCGGTCATTTCTGAACGCCAAAGCACGTGATACATGGGTAAAATAATAAATGGTATTGACCATCGGAAAAAATGAAAACCTTACGAAAGGCATGGTCAACATGGACTGTTGTGCTCTGACGAACCGAGAAGGAACAAACAAAACGAATTGCCCGAACTGCGGACAAAACGGAAGACGTGTGCCG is a window of Microaerobacter geothermalis DNA encoding:
- a CDS encoding LysR family transcriptional regulator, whose protein sequence is MNMEWLNSFAAAAKLKSFSKASKAINLSQPALSKHIRNLENDLGVQLFYRTSGGIELTEAGERFYTRIMPVISDLTAIRQELRQYCRNNPIAIGSLPSLATYFLPSKIKELQALNRPYTLMIQNTSRELIQSLQEGRLDVAFVNTFYTDESLWSCELFTESYCAVFPLDNRFRSKKTVELAELCKEPLIVHQAPCDTREHIISQMELLGYKPNIVSEVVFGDFIYGYVMAGMGIAIVPDLVAKNIRHLQLFTLPISNFRRSISIATKSSKLGMQFSMFLSPVDEYITKEGRAI
- the glmS gene encoding glutamine--fructose-6-phosphate transaminase (isomerizing), which codes for MCGIVGYIGPKQAPSILVEGLKKLEYRGYDSAGISVLNGSIQVKKAKGRLAVLEEKLMAEPLEGNLGIGHTRWATHGKPSDENAHPHTEQSGNFVVVHNGIIENYLTLKEELIQKGHQFVSETDTEVIAHLLSDLFDGDLISTVRKAVAKMSGAYALGIIYKNEPDKLVAVRLASPLIIGLGKGENFLASDIPAILEHTRDVIILNDGEMAILTQDSVQVTTLTGENLQREPLKVDWDIETAEKGGYDHFMLKEIYEQPKAFRNTMGSRIDSQSGKVVFPELQLTKDEIQQVDRLYIVACGTAYHAGLIGKNIIEQLLRIPVEVEVASEYRYKNPIINERTMVMVISQSGETADTLAALRESQRLGAKVFAITNVVGSSVAREADQVIYTWAGPEIAVASTKAYTSQLIALYLFAIYLAQELGTQDSALLQQLVEELVKLPEKAEQILANTEEIKQFAEGIKEKEHLFFIGRGLDYAVSLEGSLKLKEISYIHSEAYAAGELKHGTLALIEENIPVIALATQESLLDKTVSNITEVKARGAKVLGIAYEDNTEIGKSVDQVITIPRTHPLLSPALSVIPLQLLAYYTSLARGNDVDKPRNLAKSVTVE
- a CDS encoding MFS transporter, with product MKKVIILTIGMFGLGFDAYVVAGLLPEIGATFNINDSHTGQAVSVFTLCYALAAPIFATLLAGKSIRNILVFALGVFSLANGASAIAPNFSLFLISRAMAGMGAGLFSPLVSVAAASLVSEQKRGRALGMTLGGMSMGTVVGVPLGLIIAEQIGWQGTLWLVAINGFIAMVGIIILFPNIPAEAPPSICQRIAMMTNKRVLAIVGITFVTSTASLGLYTYIALILQSLEDVKNITLYLWAWGIGGVVGSFSIGTLIDRTKRPALLMAGILAIMALAMFSLPSTLRYPVLPFLPIFFWGAMGWASQPPQQHALLLSQRDHAETVVALNSSANYLGSAVGSMIGGFALFAGLRPSQLPFAAGCLVLVAFFGQLMLMLTKKKESKTSHIDD